In Tautonia rosea, one DNA window encodes the following:
- a CDS encoding PSD1 and planctomycete cytochrome C domain-containing protein, with protein sequence MSVQSIVPAGSALLVCLLMLVAPAQGDEGEGDRLFALHVRPILAAKCFACHGDDPEALEGGLDLSHREGLLNGGEIQGPSIEPGDAEASPLYWAVTRTEPGLEMPPKQNDALTEEQTWFIRDWINAGAPWPDDARIAAIVAAEAEGVIVPTRGGLSEDWTTRRYAPEALWAYRPVQRPEVPESRTASSPIDAFLNARLDAAGLTPAPRASRRTLIRRASFDLLGLPPSPDQIDAFVNDPRGDREAFSALIDELLASPHYGERWGRHWLDVVRYADTAGFANDYERPNAWRYRDYVVRSFNEDTPFDQFLREQVAGDELDEGKSDPEALIATGFLRMGPWEQTGMSVAKVTRQQFLDDVTDLVGQAFLAHPLQCARCHDHKFDPIPTRDYYAIQAVFATTQFADREAPFLPVENTTAGFDGQRYLEDRIARYEAILRDLQAKAEAAARSWYADRGLDYAPRNVKFQKDVPADQVVPKNYGLTAEDLGLERIARKSLERHRWELDRYRPVAFSVYSGATRARQNVSSPIAMPNDPLHEGTVEQTAILSGGDVFSPTEPVAPGALSCVPLIEGPPSSPLIADIPDTVSGRRRAFADWLVRPENPLTARVMVNRIWQGHFGRGIVPSANNFGTKGDPPTHPELLDWLASEFVQTGWSIKAMHRRIMTSDAYARSTRHPAPDELAARDPKGILLARFRPRLLAAEEIRDAMLTASGELNPALGGVPVRPDMNLEAALQPRQVMGTYAPAYQPSPLPEDRNRRTLYAMVVRGQRDPFLTVFNQPSPEEPCERRSSSTVPTQALTLFNSSESMDRALATAARVQSETESREQAVQRAFLRITGNEPDTEALQASLDHWQAMTDRHRSVAISPKPIPTTVSRRAVDENTGEPFTFIEELESVRDYVPDLLPSEVDAETRALADLCLVLFNSNAFLYVE encoded by the coding sequence ATGTCCGTGCAATCGATTGTTCCTGCCGGATCCGCCCTGCTGGTCTGTCTCCTCATGCTGGTCGCGCCCGCGCAGGGTGACGAGGGAGAGGGGGATCGGCTGTTCGCCCTTCACGTCCGGCCGATCCTGGCCGCGAAGTGTTTCGCCTGCCACGGCGACGATCCGGAGGCGCTGGAAGGGGGCCTCGACCTGTCCCACCGCGAGGGATTGCTCAACGGCGGCGAGATCCAAGGGCCCTCGATCGAGCCGGGCGACGCGGAGGCCAGCCCGCTCTACTGGGCCGTCACCCGCACCGAGCCCGGCCTGGAGATGCCCCCCAAGCAGAATGACGCCTTGACCGAGGAGCAGACCTGGTTCATCCGAGATTGGATCAATGCCGGTGCCCCCTGGCCCGACGACGCCCGGATCGCCGCGATCGTCGCCGCCGAGGCCGAAGGAGTGATCGTCCCCACCCGCGGTGGACTCTCCGAGGACTGGACGACCCGGCGCTATGCTCCCGAGGCACTCTGGGCCTATCGCCCCGTCCAGCGCCCCGAGGTCCCCGAGTCCCGCACCGCATCGAGCCCGATCGACGCCTTCCTCAACGCGAGGCTCGACGCTGCCGGGCTCACACCGGCCCCCCGCGCCAGTCGTCGCACCTTGATTCGGCGGGCGTCGTTCGACCTACTCGGCCTGCCGCCCTCTCCGGATCAAATCGACGCTTTTGTGAACGATCCCCGGGGGGACCGGGAAGCCTTCTCCGCTCTGATTGACGAACTGCTCGCCTCCCCCCACTACGGCGAGCGCTGGGGCCGCCACTGGCTCGACGTGGTCCGCTATGCCGACACCGCTGGATTTGCCAACGACTACGAGCGGCCCAACGCCTGGCGATACCGCGACTACGTCGTCCGATCGTTCAACGAAGACACCCCCTTCGATCAGTTCCTCCGCGAGCAAGTCGCCGGCGATGAGCTGGACGAGGGCAAGAGCGACCCCGAGGCCCTCATCGCCACCGGCTTCCTGAGGATGGGCCCCTGGGAGCAAACAGGGATGAGTGTGGCGAAGGTCACGCGCCAGCAGTTCCTCGACGACGTGACCGACCTCGTCGGCCAGGCCTTCCTTGCCCACCCGCTTCAGTGCGCCCGATGCCACGACCACAAGTTCGACCCGATCCCGACCCGAGACTACTACGCCATCCAGGCCGTCTTCGCCACCACCCAGTTCGCCGACCGGGAGGCCCCATTTCTGCCCGTCGAGAACACCACGGCCGGCTTCGACGGCCAGCGCTATCTTGAGGATCGGATCGCCCGGTACGAGGCGATCCTTCGGGACCTCCAGGCGAAGGCCGAGGCGGCCGCCCGTTCCTGGTACGCCGATCGCGGGCTTGACTATGCCCCCCGGAACGTCAAGTTTCAGAAGGACGTGCCCGCCGACCAGGTCGTCCCCAAGAACTACGGCCTGACCGCCGAGGACCTCGGCCTGGAGCGGATCGCCCGCAAGTCCCTGGAACGGCACCGATGGGAGTTGGATCGGTATCGCCCGGTTGCCTTCTCGGTCTACTCGGGTGCCACCCGGGCGCGACAGAACGTCTCCTCGCCGATCGCGATGCCCAACGACCCCCTGCACGAAGGCACCGTCGAGCAGACTGCCATCCTGTCCGGGGGCGATGTCTTCTCCCCCACCGAACCAGTTGCGCCGGGGGCCCTGAGTTGCGTCCCCTTGATCGAGGGACCGCCCTCCTCGCCGCTGATCGCCGATATTCCCGACACGGTCTCCGGCCGTCGCCGGGCCTTCGCCGACTGGCTGGTCCGCCCGGAGAACCCCCTGACGGCCCGGGTGATGGTCAACCGGATCTGGCAGGGGCATTTCGGCCGGGGAATCGTCCCCTCGGCGAATAACTTCGGCACCAAGGGCGATCCGCCGACCCACCCCGAATTGCTCGACTGGCTCGCTTCCGAGTTCGTCCAGACCGGCTGGTCGATCAAGGCAATGCATCGACGGATCATGACAAGTGACGCCTATGCCCGATCGACCCGCCACCCCGCCCCGGACGAACTTGCCGCGAGGGATCCGAAAGGGATCCTCCTCGCCCGATTCCGGCCTCGGCTCCTGGCGGCCGAGGAGATCCGAGACGCGATGCTCACCGCCTCCGGCGAGCTGAACCCAGCGCTCGGCGGCGTCCCCGTCCGGCCCGACATGAACCTGGAGGCGGCGCTTCAGCCCCGTCAGGTCATGGGCACCTATGCTCCGGCGTATCAGCCATCGCCGCTCCCTGAGGATCGCAACCGCCGGACCCTCTACGCGATGGTCGTCCGCGGTCAGCGCGACCCGTTCCTCACCGTCTTCAACCAGCCGAGCCCCGAGGAACCGTGCGAACGCCGGTCCTCATCCACCGTCCCCACCCAGGCCCTCACGCTCTTCAATAGCTCCGAGTCGATGGATCGGGCGCTGGCGACCGCGGCCCGCGTCCAGAGCGAAACCGAAAGCCGGGAGCAAGCTGTCCAACGCGCCTTCCTGCGGATCACGGGCAACGAACCCGACACGGAAGCGCTTCAGGCGAGCCTCGACCACTGGCAGGCCATGACCGATCGCCATCGCTCGGTCGCGATCTCGCCAAAGCCGATCCCGACGACCGTCTCCCGACGGGCCGTCGACGAAAACACGGGGGAGCCGTTCACCTTCATCGAGGAGCTGGAGTCGGTCCGCGACTACGTGCCCGACCTTCTGCCCAGCGAGGTCGATGCCGAGACCCGGGCCCTGGCCGACCTCTGCCTGGTGCTGTTCAACTCCAACGCCTTCCTGTACGTCGAATAA
- a CDS encoding nucleotide sugar dehydrogenase — protein sequence MLNAHRDTFLKQIQQGSARVGIIGLGYVGLPLARACATRGFPVLGFDTDPRKVQLLRNGQSYIGHIGPEAVRAMIASGFEPTSDLGRLGEADVVLICVPTPLGETREPDLSFVTNTARAIAATLRPGQLVVLESTTYPGTTRDVVQPILESSGLLAGEDFFLAFSPEREDPGNPDFSAPTIPKVVGGLDPISTELAAAFYEQIVVKVVAVSSAEVAEACKILENTYRAVNIALVNELKILYDRMGIDVWEVIDAAKTKPFGFQAFYPGPGLGGHCIPIDPFYLSWVARRFGMSTRFIELAGEINTSMPEYVVHKVADALNDRGKPVKGSRITLLGMAYKKDVDDPRESPGFELMELLLARGADVSYHDPHIPVLPSMRKYPNLRMESQELTPEFLASRDCVLIVTDHSAYDWPWIVAHAPLIIDTRNATRGVTEHRDRIVKA from the coding sequence ATGTTGAACGCTCATCGAGACACGTTCCTCAAGCAGATCCAGCAGGGCTCAGCCCGTGTCGGGATTATCGGCCTCGGGTACGTGGGCTTGCCGCTAGCGCGGGCCTGTGCGACCAGGGGGTTCCCGGTGCTCGGCTTTGATACCGACCCGCGCAAGGTCCAGCTTCTGCGCAACGGCCAGAGCTACATCGGCCACATCGGTCCCGAGGCGGTCCGGGCCATGATCGCGTCGGGCTTCGAGCCGACCAGCGACCTGGGCCGGCTGGGCGAGGCCGACGTCGTGCTCATCTGCGTGCCCACCCCCCTGGGTGAGACCCGGGAGCCCGACCTCTCGTTCGTGACGAACACCGCGCGGGCCATCGCGGCGACCTTGCGGCCGGGCCAGCTGGTCGTGCTCGAAAGCACGACCTACCCTGGCACGACCCGAGACGTCGTCCAGCCGATCCTGGAGTCCAGCGGCCTGCTCGCCGGAGAGGATTTCTTCCTCGCCTTCAGCCCCGAACGCGAGGACCCAGGGAACCCGGATTTCTCCGCCCCGACGATCCCCAAGGTCGTCGGCGGCCTCGACCCGATCAGCACCGAGCTGGCCGCGGCCTTCTACGAGCAGATCGTCGTCAAGGTCGTCGCCGTCTCCTCCGCCGAGGTGGCCGAGGCGTGCAAGATCCTGGAGAACACCTATCGCGCCGTCAACATCGCCCTGGTCAACGAGCTGAAGATCCTCTACGACCGCATGGGCATCGACGTTTGGGAGGTGATCGACGCGGCGAAGACCAAGCCCTTCGGCTTCCAGGCGTTCTACCCGGGGCCAGGGCTTGGGGGGCACTGCATTCCCATCGACCCCTTTTACCTCAGCTGGGTGGCCCGTCGCTTTGGCATGAGCACGCGGTTCATCGAACTGGCCGGTGAAATCAACACCTCGATGCCCGAGTACGTCGTGCACAAGGTCGCCGACGCCCTGAACGATCGGGGCAAGCCGGTTAAAGGGAGCCGGATTACCCTGCTCGGGATGGCCTACAAGAAGGATGTCGACGACCCGCGCGAGTCGCCCGGCTTCGAGTTGATGGAACTCCTGCTCGCACGCGGGGCCGACGTCAGCTACCACGACCCCCACATCCCCGTCCTACCCTCGATGCGGAAGTATCCCAACCTTCGCATGGAGAGCCAGGAATTGACCCCCGAGTTCCTCGCCTCCCGCGACTGTGTCCTGATTGTCACCGATCACTCGGCCTACGACTGGCCCTGGATCGTGGCGCACGCTCCTTTGATCATCGATACCCGAAACGCCACGCGCGGGGTCACCGAACACCGGGACCGGATTGTGAAAGCATGA